CTGGCCGGTGACACCGACGGTATCGACGGCTCCGAAGACAACGCCGGCGCCATCATGACCCCGAGCAGTTACGCCCGCGCCGCCGCCCTCGGCCTGAGCGCCAGCGATGAACTGGACAACAACAATGGCTACGGCTATTTCGCCGCGCTGGATGCGCTGATCGTCACCGAGCCGACCCGCACCAACGTCAACGACTTTCGCGCCATTCTGATTCTCGAGAGCCCTAAACATGACGCCTGACAAGAAGGTAAAAATCCTCGCCACCCTTGGCCCGGCCACTGACGGGATCGACGATATCCGTGAGTTGGTGCAGGCCGGGGTCAATATCTTTCGCCTGAATTTCAGCCACGGCGATCACGCCGACCACGCCCAGCGCTATCAGTGGATTCGTGAAGTCGAGCGCCAGCTGAATTACCCGCTGGGGATTCTGATGGACCTGCAAGGCCCGAAATTGCGGGTCGGCAAATTCGCCCAAGGCAAAGTGCAGCTGCATCGCGGTCAGGCCTTGCGCCTGGACCTGGATGCAACACCGGGGGATCAGCGCCGGGTCAACCTGCCTCACCCGGAAATCATCGCAGCCCTGGAACCGGGCATGGACCTGTTGCTGGACGATGGCAAGTTGCGCCTGCGGGTGGTGACCCAATACGCCGACGCCATCGACACCACGGTGCTCAACGGTGGCGAACTGTCGGATCGCAAAGGCGTCAACGTGCCGCAAGCGGTGCTGGACCTGAGCCCGCTGACCGCCAAGGATCGTCGCGATTTGAGCTTCGGTCTGGAACTGGGTGTGGATTGGGTCGCGCTGTCGTTCGTGCAACGCCCGGAAGACATCCGCGAAGCCCGCGCACTGATCGGCGACAAGGCGTTTTTGATGGCGAAAATCGAGAAGCCATCGGCCGTGACGCAACTGCGGGAAATCGCCGAATTAAGCGATGCGATCATGGTCGCTCGCGGTGACCTGGGCGTGGAAGTGCCGGCCGAAAGCGTGCCGCAGATTCAGAAAAACATCATCAGCACCTGCCGTGAACTCGGCAAACCGGTGGTGGTGGCGACGCAGATGCTGGAGTCGATGCGCTTCTCCCCCGCCCCAACCCGCGCCGAAGTCACTGACGTCGCCAACGCGGTGGCCGAAGGTGCGGACGCGGTGATGCTGTCGGCGGAAACCGCATCCGGTGAGTACCCGCTGGAAGCCGTGCAGATGATGAGCAAGATCATCCGTCAGGTGGAAAACGGCCCGGACTATCAGGCCCAACTGGACGTGAGCCGACCGAAAGCCGAGGCCACGGTGTCGGACGCAATCAGCTGCGCGATTCGCCGTATCAGCAATGTGCTGCCGGTGGCGGTGCTGGTGAACTACAGCGAGTCTGGCACCTCGAGTCTGCGGGCGGCGCGGGAACGGCCGACGGTGCCGATCCTCAATCTGACGCCTAATCTGCAAACCGCTCGCCGGTTGACGGTGGCGTGGGGCGTGCACTCGGTGGTCAACGACCGGCTGCGCCAGGTGGATGAAGTGTGCTCGACGGCGCTGGAGATTGCCCAGGCACAGGGGATGGCTCAGCGGGGGGATACGTTGTTGATCACGGCTGGCGTGCCGTTTGGGCAGCCGGGGTCGACCAACTCACTGCGTATCGAAACCCTGATTTAACCCCTACACGATGATCGTTCCCACGCTCTGCGTGGGAATGCAGCCCGGGACGCTCTGCGTCCCAAGAGCAGACGCAGAGCGTCCATTGAGGCATTCCCACGCAGAGCGTGGGAACGATCTGTACTGAACGACCCTTATCATGCCCGCCAACCACTTCAACACCCACTGCCCCGACTGGGCCACTGCCCTGCTCAATGGCTTCAGCCAGATATTCCTCCAGTGCCATCCGCTGTGCGGGCTGCTGTGTCTGCTGGCGATTCTGTTCAGCGCGCCGGCCCTGCTCGGCGGTGCGTTGCTGGGAGGGGTCGCCGGGTTGCTCACCGCGCAACGTCGCGGGTACACCAAAGCTGATCGTCAGGCCGGGCTGTTCAGCTACAACGGTGTTTTGCTCGGTCTGCTGCTGAGCCTTTATTTCCCATGGTCGGCGCTGTTGCCACCGCTGATCATTGCTGCTGGGGGCCTGAGCGCGATGCTCACTCAGCAATGGCTCAAGCACGCCCGCGATCATCATTGTCTACCGGCTTACACCGCGCCCTTCGTTGGATTGAGTTGGTTGTTGCTTGGCTTTGCCGCACCCCAGCAATCCATTCCACCGATCGAACTGAATACCCTTAACCTGCTCGCCGCGTCATTGAAAGGGCTCGGTCAGGTGCTGTTTCTCGGTCATCCGCTGGCCGGCGCACTCATTGCCATCGGATTACTGATCGCCGACCGCCGCGCCTTCTTATGGGCATTGCTGGGCTCCGCCGCCGGCCTCGGATTCGCCCTTTTGCATCACGAAACATCAACCGCGCTGCTGGGTTTGAGCGGTTACAACGCCGTGCTCGCCGCCCTCGCCTTCAGCCAAAATCGCCGCCAGCCCTGGCTGCCATTGTTGGGAATCCTGCTGGCGGTGTTGCTCACACCAGGGTTCGCCGCACTCGGCCTGACCACGTTGACTGCACCCTTCATCCTCGCGTGCTGGCTGATTCGCGCAGGCATC
The window above is part of the Pseudomonas sp. B21-048 genome. Proteins encoded here:
- the pyk gene encoding pyruvate kinase, encoding MTPDKKVKILATLGPATDGIDDIRELVQAGVNIFRLNFSHGDHADHAQRYQWIREVERQLNYPLGILMDLQGPKLRVGKFAQGKVQLHRGQALRLDLDATPGDQRRVNLPHPEIIAALEPGMDLLLDDGKLRLRVVTQYADAIDTTVLNGGELSDRKGVNVPQAVLDLSPLTAKDRRDLSFGLELGVDWVALSFVQRPEDIREARALIGDKAFLMAKIEKPSAVTQLREIAELSDAIMVARGDLGVEVPAESVPQIQKNIISTCRELGKPVVVATQMLESMRFSPAPTRAEVTDVANAVAEGADAVMLSAETASGEYPLEAVQMMSKIIRQVENGPDYQAQLDVSRPKAEATVSDAISCAIRRISNVLPVAVLVNYSESGTSSLRAARERPTVPILNLTPNLQTARRLTVAWGVHSVVNDRLRQVDEVCSTALEIAQAQGMAQRGDTLLITAGVPFGQPGSTNSLRIETLI
- a CDS encoding urea transporter, with amino-acid sequence MPANHFNTHCPDWATALLNGFSQIFLQCHPLCGLLCLLAILFSAPALLGGALLGGVAGLLTAQRRGYTKADRQAGLFSYNGVLLGLLLSLYFPWSALLPPLIIAAGGLSAMLTQQWLKHARDHHCLPAYTAPFVGLSWLLLGFAAPQQSIPPIELNTLNLLAASLKGLGQVLFLGHPLAGALIAIGLLIADRRAFLWALLGSAAGLGFALLHHETSTALLGLSGYNAVLAALAFSQNRRQPWLPLLGILLAVLLTPGFAALGLTTLTAPFILACWLIRAGIRVLHQAAMDSAPCATGENQPRLR